One Idiomarina loihiensis L2TR genomic window carries:
- a CDS encoding DNA-3-methyladenine glycosylase family protein, whose amino-acid sequence MKTTPAIVRQHLIDTQPGIDLLLLQLPERGLLAASETPVIEALPRIIIRQMLSLKASATIIERAEQKAKALGVGRIAYIPAEELTGCGVSRSKAAAINSVAHCHQTQPERIDAWSQMNSADLIKDVTQLKGIGPWTASILAMFHFAHEDLFPIQDSSLRKAMSLLKDQDILIIPERAQPYRSYLACYLWDMLDQARL is encoded by the coding sequence ATGAAAACGACACCAGCAATCGTCAGACAACACCTTATCGATACTCAGCCGGGTATCGACTTGTTGCTGCTTCAGTTGCCCGAGCGAGGCTTATTGGCGGCATCTGAAACACCCGTTATCGAGGCACTGCCACGAATTATTATTCGTCAAATGCTGTCTTTAAAAGCCTCCGCAACCATTATTGAAAGAGCAGAGCAAAAGGCAAAAGCATTAGGAGTAGGTCGCATTGCTTATATTCCTGCGGAGGAATTAACAGGGTGCGGTGTCAGTCGTTCCAAAGCTGCAGCTATTAACAGCGTTGCTCACTGTCATCAAACTCAGCCTGAGAGAATAGATGCCTGGTCGCAGATGAATTCAGCTGACCTGATTAAGGATGTGACTCAGCTTAAAGGTATTGGTCCCTGGACGGCGTCTATTTTAGCTATGTTTCATTTTGCCCATGAAGATCTTTTTCCCATTCAGGATAGCTCGCTGCGTAAAGCCATGAGCCTGCTGAAAGACCAGGATATTTTGATCATCCCCGAACGGGCTCAGCCTTACCGCAGTTATTTAGCCTGCTATTTGTGGGACATGCTGGATCAGGCACGTCTGTAG
- a CDS encoding thioesterase family protein — protein sequence MNFHTAVEQIVADKNNQVIELPSGWAQGRAFFGGFSGALAAQFLLKQFPIEYHLRSMSISFVAPAEPGEAELNYRILREGKSVIQVAVELQQQGQIMLSCLASLGKGRSSTVTVVSETPPDLKTINDGPGLPEADIVPEFAKNFDYRITSGGMPFSGQPGRTFGGWIRFREEQQPLTTATILALVDAWPPAVLPHLDSPAPASSLTWTIEFPDIPLQSFSSHDWFQYEAFIEHAENGYGHSRAGLWSEKGELLAISRQTFTVFA from the coding sequence ATGAACTTCCACACAGCTGTAGAACAAATCGTTGCGGATAAGAACAATCAAGTCATTGAACTACCTTCCGGCTGGGCTCAGGGACGCGCGTTTTTCGGCGGATTCAGCGGAGCATTGGCTGCTCAGTTTTTGTTGAAACAATTTCCGATTGAATATCATCTTCGTTCCATGAGTATCTCTTTTGTCGCGCCTGCTGAACCGGGTGAGGCTGAGTTAAATTACCGAATTTTGCGCGAGGGAAAATCGGTTATTCAGGTTGCTGTCGAACTGCAGCAGCAAGGGCAGATTATGTTGTCTTGTCTGGCGAGCCTGGGCAAAGGCCGAAGTTCAACGGTTACAGTGGTAAGTGAAACGCCACCCGATCTTAAAACCATCAACGACGGACCAGGTTTACCTGAAGCGGATATTGTCCCAGAGTTTGCGAAAAACTTCGATTACCGTATTACGTCAGGTGGTATGCCATTTAGCGGACAACCGGGAAGAACTTTTGGTGGCTGGATACGTTTTCGTGAAGAACAACAGCCGCTGACAACGGCAACTATACTGGCTTTAGTTGACGCCTGGCCACCGGCAGTCTTGCCTCATCTGGACAGCCCTGCGCCGGCCTCGTCTTTAACCTGGACTATTGAGTTTCCCGATATTCCTCTACAAAGTTTCAGTAGCCACGACTGGTTTCAGTACGAAGCTTTTATTGAGCATGCTGAAAATGGTTATGGGCACAGCCGCGCGGGTCTGTGGAGTGAGAAGGGCGAGTTATTAGCTATAAGTCGACAGACTTTTACGGTATTTGCGTAA
- a CDS encoding DUF3667 domain-containing protein — MESTVSNCKNCNTPLTGEYCHQCGQQDKQSIRSVFAVVGDLFGELGHWDSRFYRTLRGLFLKPGFLSSEFMKGRHASYVPPLRLYFFISLISFMVLTSQITFNDSQSKSEARQSETEISESDSNESTVRRGFELEFGDIPWLNEEQTRMLEQKLQHLKQNPQLFTQKLISMTPQMMLLMLPFWALYLKVLYLFSNRYYLEHLTVALHTHAFLLLSLMLLSTLGYITNPLIDNFGWTWLTLPSDWLGYILIGWMFTYLLLTQKSFYQQSWTLTVFKFLACVFGYFLLLSASFVLMVIIGILKA, encoded by the coding sequence ATGGAATCGACCGTCAGTAATTGTAAGAACTGTAATACACCTCTTACCGGTGAATACTGCCATCAATGCGGCCAACAGGATAAACAAAGCATACGCAGCGTTTTTGCCGTTGTCGGCGATCTTTTTGGTGAGTTAGGGCACTGGGACTCCAGATTCTACCGTACTCTCAGAGGACTCTTTCTAAAACCTGGTTTTCTATCATCTGAGTTTATGAAAGGACGTCATGCCTCTTATGTACCTCCGCTCAGGCTCTATTTCTTTATCTCGTTGATATCTTTTATGGTGCTGACATCACAGATAACCTTTAATGATTCACAGTCAAAGAGCGAGGCCCGACAGTCTGAAACAGAAATATCTGAAAGTGACTCTAACGAAAGTACCGTACGGCGCGGATTTGAGTTGGAGTTTGGTGATATCCCCTGGTTGAATGAAGAGCAAACGCGGATGCTTGAACAGAAACTTCAGCATTTAAAGCAAAACCCCCAGCTGTTTACGCAAAAACTGATTTCAATGACACCACAGATGATGCTTTTGATGCTGCCTTTTTGGGCACTGTATTTAAAAGTCCTTTATTTATTCAGTAACCGTTACTACTTAGAGCACTTAACTGTAGCTTTGCATACACATGCTTTTTTACTGCTTTCCCTGATGTTGTTGTCGACATTAGGCTATATAACTAACCCGCTGATTGATAACTTTGGCTGGACCTGGTTAACCTTACCATCAGACTGGTTAGGTTATATTCTTATTGGATGGATGTTCACTTATCTGCTATTGACGCAAAAGAGCTTCTATCAGCAAAGCTGGACATTAACTGTATTCAAATTTTTAGCCTGTGTTTTTGGTTATTTTCTTTTATTAAGCGCTTCTTTTGTATTAATGGTGATAATTGGTATTCTTAAAGCTTAA
- a CDS encoding Bax inhibitor-1/YccA family protein gives MNNRSQTYVGQNESTLAVNKVLRNTYTLLAMTLAFSAIVATISTMMNLPYPGFIITLVAYFGLLFGIHKTKDSGMGIVLTFALTGFLGYTLGPILNMALSMPGGGEMVATALGGTALTFFATSAYVLTTKKDMSKLGGLVTAGIIMVFVAMLANLFFQLPALQLAISAIMIPLMAMLIMWQTSDIINGGERNYILATVTLYVSIYNLFLSLLQLLMAFSGDD, from the coding sequence ATGAACAATCGCAGTCAGACTTATGTCGGTCAGAACGAATCGACGCTGGCCGTTAATAAGGTATTACGCAACACCTACACTTTATTGGCAATGACATTAGCCTTTAGTGCTATTGTTGCTACTATCAGCACGATGATGAACTTGCCCTATCCGGGTTTCATTATCACTTTAGTTGCTTACTTTGGCTTACTTTTTGGTATTCACAAAACCAAAGATAGCGGCATGGGCATTGTACTAACCTTCGCTCTAACAGGCTTTTTAGGTTACACCCTTGGCCCTATCCTTAACATGGCATTATCAATGCCTGGTGGTGGCGAGATGGTTGCTACTGCGTTAGGCGGTACAGCTCTGACCTTCTTTGCAACTTCGGCTTATGTGTTAACCACGAAGAAAGACATGTCTAAACTGGGTGGTCTGGTTACTGCCGGTATTATCATGGTTTTTGTGGCGATGCTGGCTAACCTGTTCTTCCAACTGCCAGCATTACAGCTTGCAATATCTGCTATCATGATTCCATTGATGGCAATGCTGATTATGTGGCAGACCAGCGACATTATTAACGGTGGCGAGCGTAATTACATCCTTGCAACAGTCACTTTGTATGTTTCGATTTATAACTTGTTCCTTAGCTTGCTACAATTGCTAATGGCGTTTAGCGGCGATGATTAA
- the tusD gene encoding sulfurtransferase complex subunit TusD has translation MAKLTLILQRSVKERARSLDALAFAKAAINTGHTIACVFFYRESVNHAEFPTPAENEDLITQWEEFSQHHQVPLVVCHTVAERKGMEKFHPGFEASGLTALATAMANSDRTLQF, from the coding sequence ATGGCTAAACTTACTCTCATTCTTCAACGTTCTGTTAAAGAACGAGCTCGTTCTTTAGACGCTCTGGCATTTGCAAAAGCGGCTATCAACACCGGCCACACCATAGCCTGTGTGTTTTTTTATCGGGAGTCGGTAAATCACGCGGAATTTCCCACTCCAGCAGAAAATGAAGACTTGATTACGCAATGGGAAGAGTTTAGCCAGCACCACCAAGTCCCCCTGGTGGTCTGCCATACCGTAGCTGAACGCAAAGGAATGGAGAAATTCCATCCCGGTTTTGAAGCCTCAGGTTTAACCGCTCTGGCAACTGCCATGGCTAACAGCGACCGGACCTTACAGTTTTAA
- a CDS encoding DsrE family protein codes for MTMKKIAILQCSAASDSATEALDIALALASFDYPVQLILSGEAVKSLLNQPSKRYAMLELLDAEPVVISSEELTDTSALPANIDTVIVSPEQLKRHLSQFDEVLQFS; via the coding sequence ATGACCATGAAAAAAATTGCTATTTTACAATGCAGTGCCGCTAGCGACTCGGCGACCGAAGCACTCGATATTGCTTTAGCATTGGCCAGCTTTGATTATCCGGTGCAATTAATATTGTCCGGTGAAGCCGTTAAGTCTCTACTGAACCAACCTTCTAAGCGTTATGCCATGCTGGAATTACTGGATGCTGAGCCTGTTGTAATAAGTTCAGAAGAGTTAACCGATACAAGCGCCCTGCCCGCAAACATTGATACGGTTATCGTCTCGCCAGAACAATTAAAGCGTCACCTAAGCCAATTTGACGAGGTATTACAATTCTCATGA
- a CDS encoding TusE/DsrC/DsvC family sulfur relay protein yields the protein MIEFNGKEYETDKHNYLANLDDWSEELALHFAELENIDMTPAHWEVVTFVQDFYREFDTSPAMRVLVKAMKKQLGEDKGNSRYLYKLFPKGPAKQATRIAGLPKPAKCI from the coding sequence ATGATTGAATTTAACGGTAAAGAATACGAAACCGACAAACACAACTACCTTGCAAACTTAGACGACTGGAGCGAGGAGCTGGCCCTTCACTTTGCAGAGTTAGAAAATATCGACATGACCCCGGCACACTGGGAAGTCGTGACTTTTGTGCAGGATTTTTACCGTGAATTTGATACCAGTCCGGCAATGCGCGTACTGGTTAAAGCCATGAAAAAGCAGTTAGGCGAGGATAAAGGCAACAGTCGTTATTTGTATAAGCTGTTCCCTAAAGGCCCGGCAAAGCAGGCCACACGAATTGCGGGCCTGCCTAAACCGGCTAAATGTATTTAA
- the serS gene encoding serine--tRNA ligase — MLDAKYFREELDQTAKKLATRGFDLDVAKLQKLEEQRKEVQVRTEQLQAERNSRSKAIGKAKASGEDIQPLLDAVSDLGEQLDNAKEELKVIQQELNDIIMGVPNLPADEVPEGADEDENQEVLTWGKPKSFDFEVKDHVDLGEALAKGMDFETAAKLTGARFVVMRGGIARMHRALTQFMLDLHTDEHGYLETYVPYMVNQDSLYGTGQLPKFGKDLFHIEGESQDQIPMSLIPTAEVPLTNLYRDEIADEEELPLKFTAHTPCFRSEAGSHGRDTRGLIRQHQFDKVELVWLVKPEQSMDALEQLTGHAETVLQKLELPYRKVLLCTGDMGFGAAKTYDLEVWLPAQEAYREISSCSNMQDFQARRMQARFRRKGAKKPELMHTLNGSGLAVGRALVAVLENYQQEDGSIVVPEVLRPYMGGVEVLKA; from the coding sequence ATGCTAGACGCAAAATACTTCCGAGAGGAATTAGACCAGACCGCAAAAAAGCTAGCAACGCGAGGCTTTGACTTAGACGTTGCCAAATTACAAAAGCTGGAAGAGCAGCGCAAAGAGGTGCAGGTGCGCACCGAGCAGTTGCAGGCAGAGCGTAACAGCCGCTCGAAAGCCATTGGTAAGGCAAAAGCTTCAGGTGAAGACATACAACCTTTGTTAGATGCGGTAAGCGATTTAGGCGAGCAACTGGATAACGCTAAAGAAGAGCTAAAAGTTATCCAGCAAGAACTTAACGATATTATTATGGGTGTTCCGAACTTGCCGGCAGACGAAGTCCCGGAAGGTGCGGATGAAGATGAAAATCAGGAGGTCCTGACTTGGGGCAAGCCTAAGTCGTTCGACTTTGAAGTGAAAGATCATGTCGATTTAGGCGAAGCATTAGCCAAAGGTATGGACTTTGAAACGGCCGCGAAGCTCACTGGAGCACGCTTTGTGGTTATGCGTGGTGGTATCGCCCGCATGCATCGCGCTCTGACTCAGTTTATGCTGGATTTACATACTGACGAGCATGGGTATCTTGAAACCTATGTGCCTTATATGGTGAACCAGGACTCATTATACGGAACCGGTCAGTTACCTAAGTTCGGTAAGGATTTATTCCATATTGAAGGCGAGTCTCAGGATCAAATTCCTATGTCGTTGATTCCAACGGCTGAAGTGCCGTTAACAAACTTATACCGTGATGAAATTGCTGACGAAGAAGAGCTACCGCTTAAGTTTACCGCGCATACGCCGTGTTTCCGCAGTGAAGCCGGTTCTCACGGTCGCGACACTCGTGGGCTTATTCGTCAGCATCAGTTTGATAAAGTGGAACTGGTCTGGTTGGTTAAACCTGAACAGTCGATGGATGCGCTGGAGCAATTAACAGGCCACGCCGAAACTGTGCTGCAAAAGCTTGAGCTGCCGTATCGAAAAGTACTGCTGTGTACTGGGGATATGGGCTTTGGGGCAGCTAAAACCTACGACCTGGAAGTTTGGTTGCCGGCGCAGGAAGCGTACCGTGAAATCAGCTCTTGCTCGAACATGCAGGACTTTCAGGCGCGCCGTATGCAGGCTCGTTTCCGTCGTAAAGGCGCGAAGAAACCTGAACTTATGCACACATTAAACGGCTCTGGTCTGGCTGTTGGCCGTGCGCTGGTAGCCGTGCTGGAAAACTACCAACAGGAAGACGGCTCAATTGTTGTGCCTGAGGTATTACGTCCTTACATGGGCGGTGTAGAAGTGCTTAAGGCTTAA
- the crcB gene encoding fluoride efflux transporter CrcB encodes MNNLLLHFFCVAVGGAIGASARFAMVLAMQSFGVRAFPFATLTVNIIGSFFLGLLLAYAEQQPVSETTRLFLGVGLLGAFTTFSTFSVEVVALASQGELLKAALHIAFNVIICIAAVFAAMMLYSTTVK; translated from the coding sequence ATGAATAACCTTCTTCTTCATTTCTTTTGCGTTGCAGTGGGGGGCGCAATAGGTGCATCGGCACGTTTTGCTATGGTTCTTGCTATGCAATCATTTGGGGTTCGGGCATTCCCTTTTGCCACGTTGACCGTTAACATAATAGGTTCATTTTTCTTAGGGTTGTTGCTGGCTTACGCAGAGCAACAACCTGTTTCTGAAACAACTCGTTTATTTTTAGGCGTTGGTTTACTGGGGGCTTTTACAACCTTCTCGACATTCTCTGTCGAAGTTGTGGCCTTAGCCAGTCAGGGTGAGCTGCTTAAAGCCGCTCTGCACATTGCCTTTAATGTAATTATTTGTATTGCTGCAGTTTTCGCGGCAATGATGTTGTACTCAACAACGGTTAAATAG
- a CDS encoding replication-associated recombination protein A: MAGLDLDFQPDFKPLAARMRPRTVDEYVGQQHLLAPGKPLRVAVEQGHLHSMILWGPPGTGKTTLAELIATQANATVSRISAVTSGVKDIRKAIEEAKLLAQQQGRRTILFVDEVHRFNKSQQDAFLPHIEDGTIVFIGATTENPGFELNNALLSRARVYRLQTLSKTDLEQALESALTDAERGLGQRQLQLEGEARAKLLDLAGGDARRLLNYLEVVADFVESSSQPITPELITAAIGEKATAFDHQGDHYYDVLSAFHKSVRGSSPDGALYWYARLLTGGGDALVIARRLLAIASEDIGNADPRALQLALNAWDTYHRVGPAEGERAIAQAVIYCACAAKSNAVYNAFKSALRTAKEHSDAPVPEHLRNAPTKVHKAQGYGADYQYAHNYPNAYVPGERYLPSEIADTQFYAPEPRGLEIKLQEKLRWLQDMDSKSDWHREPDE, encoded by the coding sequence GTGGCAGGTCTGGACTTAGATTTTCAACCCGATTTCAAACCTCTTGCGGCGCGAATGCGCCCGCGTACGGTTGACGAGTATGTAGGTCAGCAACATCTTCTTGCTCCCGGTAAACCTTTGCGGGTAGCGGTCGAGCAGGGGCATCTGCATTCAATGATTTTATGGGGGCCTCCGGGTACCGGTAAAACCACCTTAGCTGAACTCATTGCGACTCAGGCAAATGCTACGGTCAGCCGCATTAGTGCGGTAACCTCCGGTGTTAAAGACATTCGAAAAGCCATTGAAGAAGCGAAGTTGCTGGCTCAGCAGCAGGGACGCCGCACCATTTTGTTTGTGGACGAAGTGCACCGTTTCAACAAAAGCCAGCAAGACGCTTTTTTGCCCCACATTGAAGACGGCACTATTGTCTTTATTGGCGCGACCACCGAAAACCCCGGCTTTGAGCTTAACAACGCACTGCTGTCGCGGGCGCGGGTTTACCGGTTACAAACACTGTCCAAAACGGATCTTGAACAGGCTCTGGAAAGCGCGTTAACGGACGCGGAACGAGGCCTTGGTCAACGTCAATTGCAACTGGAAGGTGAAGCCAGGGCAAAGCTTCTGGACTTAGCTGGTGGGGATGCACGTCGCTTATTAAACTATCTGGAAGTGGTTGCTGATTTTGTTGAGAGCAGCAGCCAGCCAATTACGCCCGAGTTGATCACTGCGGCTATTGGTGAAAAAGCCACGGCTTTTGATCATCAGGGTGACCATTACTACGATGTTTTATCCGCTTTTCATAAGTCTGTCAGAGGCTCGTCTCCAGACGGAGCCTTGTATTGGTACGCGCGCTTATTGACCGGTGGTGGGGACGCTTTGGTTATTGCCCGCCGGCTATTGGCTATCGCCTCTGAAGATATAGGTAATGCTGACCCCAGGGCATTACAGTTGGCATTAAACGCCTGGGATACGTACCACAGAGTTGGCCCCGCCGAAGGTGAACGAGCCATTGCTCAGGCGGTTATTTATTGCGCCTGTGCGGCGAAAAGTAATGCCGTTTATAATGCCTTTAAAAGCGCACTAAGAACCGCAAAAGAACACAGCGATGCGCCGGTGCCTGAACATTTGCGTAACGCACCAACCAAGGTGCACAAAGCTCAGGGATATGGTGCTGACTACCAGTACGCACATAATTATCCTAACGCTTACGTTCCGGGTGAACGTTACTTACCGTCGGAAATCGCCGATACCCAGTTCTACGCCCCTGAGCCGCGTGGTTTAGAAATAAAGTTGCAGGAAAAGCTCCGTTGGCTGCAAGATATGGATTCAAAGTCAGACTGGCACAGGGAACCTGATGAATAA
- the lolA gene encoding outer membrane lipoprotein chaperone LolA, with protein MKAVVFAMVMAVSFNVFASGDESDKQALQSLLKQTQSLSAEFEQQVKDEQGEVLQTLSGTLKLKRPANLYWHTKEPDESVMVANGKKVWYYNPFVEQVTIYAQQDMVDDSPLLLVLNSNGNQWQNYNVSFRDNRYFVEHQTNGSKLELRFTDEKLTEITMVQAQGERTELMLNNVALNETISDEQFVFDVPADVDVDDQS; from the coding sequence ATGAAAGCAGTTGTATTTGCCATGGTCATGGCCGTTTCGTTTAATGTGTTTGCCTCAGGCGACGAGTCAGACAAGCAGGCTCTGCAAAGTTTACTGAAACAAACTCAAAGCTTATCGGCAGAGTTTGAACAGCAAGTAAAAGATGAACAGGGCGAAGTGCTACAAACATTAAGCGGTACGTTAAAGCTAAAACGACCCGCTAATTTGTATTGGCATACGAAAGAGCCGGACGAAAGCGTGATGGTCGCTAACGGCAAAAAGGTCTGGTACTACAATCCTTTTGTTGAACAAGTAACCATTTATGCACAGCAGGACATGGTTGACGACAGCCCTTTACTGCTGGTGTTGAACAGCAACGGTAATCAGTGGCAGAACTATAATGTCAGCTTTCGCGATAACCGCTACTTTGTTGAGCATCAAACGAATGGCAGTAAGCTGGAGTTAAGATTTACTGATGAAAAACTCACAGAGATAACTATGGTTCAGGCTCAGGGCGAGCGGACTGAACTGATGCTGAATAATGTGGCGTTAAATGAAACCATCAGCGACGAACAATTTGTTTTTGATGTGCCCGCTGATGTCGACGTCGACGATCAAAGTTAA